From the Paenibacillus sp. R14(2021) genome, the window GCTGGAGCGGGTCAATACGACGATTCAAATCGCGGATACCGGTATTCATCCCGGTTCGGGAATCGGTAACAAACGGCGCGGCTTGACTAAGGAAATCCTTGGTGTGCCCGTCATCGCCATCGGCGTGCCTACTGTGCTGTATGCTTCCACCATCGTCAGCAACAGCATTGATTTAATGCGTGAGCATCTGAGAAAGCATGCTAATCAGGCGGACAACTTTATGGGCCTGCTGGATGCGATTGACGAGAATGAGCGGCTGCAGCTGGTTCGCGAAGCGCTTGGCCCGCTCGGACATGATCTGCTGGTTACACCGAAGGAAATCGATCAATTTATTGAAGACATCGCCAATATCGTGGCAAGCGGGCTCAATGCTGCGCTGCACGAGGCTGTTGACAAGAGCAACGTCGCTGCTTACACCCACTAGCAGCTGGCAAGGGCAAGCCCGGTCCGCTTTAAGCAGTCCGGGCTTTTTTGCGTGCGAGGAGTGAGGCTTGGACTGGAACGAAGTTATCTTCGCTCTCTATGAATCTAGCAATTATGCAGCAGCTCATCATTCTAGTAAACTTTCGGTTCTATGAAACGGGTTGTCTTCATAAATTGATATTAGCCTGGTGAGCGAATATGGAACCTGCGCATTCTGAAGCTGGGAGGAACCAAGCGAATGAAACGAACGTTCATAACCTTGAATATCGGCAGAAGCAGCATTCGGCTGAGACAGCTGCTCGTTACCGGCCGCACCTTCGCCTTGTTGTCCTTAGGATCTATGGTCCTTGTCCTTGTGGTTGGCATCGGCGTTATCGTGCAGCAGAAGGCATCGACGTCCCCGATGTCAACGATGAAAGGCTTCGCCGCTTCGGTTTCCGGCGGGTTGTTCTCCGACATGCTGGCTATGGAAATGCCCGGCACGGCCAAAGCCGATACCAAATCGTCGATTACGGGCCGGCAAATCAGCAGCTTTCTGATTCGGCTGCTAACGGATATAAATCCTGATGATCCCAAAAGCCTGTTGGCTAGCCAGTACGCCGGCTTGTACAGCGATACGTTCACGCTGATCCGCCCTGGCTCTGGCACGGATGCGCTGGTTGAACCCGAGGATCAAGAACCGCTGCCGGATAACGGTCATGAAACGGCAGACAACGTTTCCGATTCCGACCGTCCGGATCATGACCCCGGCGATATAGGAGCAATAACGGAGGACGAGCCGTCCGAAGATACGGACGCACCTAATGACTCGGGCGACAACGATCCCAAGCCTTCCGCGAATGATCAGGGCGGGCCTGCTTTGCCTTCGACGAGCGGACGGAAGGTCGTATTCATCTATCACTCCCATATCCGTGAATCATGGTTCCCGGAACTCAGTTCGAGGAAAACGCCGGAATCCAAGGTAAAGAACATATCGCTTGTAGGCAAGCGTTTATCCGTGCAGCTGAATAAATTAGGCGTCGGAGCGCTGCAATCTTCTACGGACTATCCATCGACGATTAAAAATTACAATTGGCTCCTATCCTATAAATATTCGAAGAAAACGGTCGTCGACGCGATGGCAGACAATCAAGGATTGAAATTTTTCTTCGATATCCACCGCGATTCGTCAGAACGGAAGAATACGACCGTTACAATCGGCGGCGAAGATTACGCGAAAATCATGTTCATCGTCGGACAAGCCAATCCCGATTGGAAGAAGAACGAGGCCTTTGCAAGCGAAATCCACGACGAGCTCGAGAAATCCTATCCCGGCATATCCCGCATCTGGGGCAAAACGACGGCCAGCGGGAACGGCGAATACAATCAATCGCTTGCGCCCGACAGCGTGCTGATCGAAATCGGCGGCAAGGATAATACGCTCAAAGAATCGTACCGCACCGCCGACGTGCTGGCGAAAGTGATTGCAGATATTTACTGGAAGGCCGAGAAAGTATCGGCACCGAATACGAAATAAAAGGGGAGAAGAGCCATGCGCCGCCAAACGATGAAAACCGCCCTAGTCGGAGGAGCAGTCGCTTTGATCGTGCTGTTTGGAATCGATATTGCTTCTAGCGGAATTGAGAGAATCTATGGTCCCGTAGACCCAAGCGGCAGCATCAGCAGCGGCGTGCAGCCGCAAGCAGGGCAGGCCGGGCTGCTGCCGGAAGATGACAGGCTGCTTCCCGCACTGCAGCAGCGCACGGTCGCGGATGCCCAGCATGGACGGACGGAAGAAGAGATCCGCCGCGAATACGAACGACTGCTGCAGGAGGAGCTGGCCAAACGGCTGCCCGGCCTTCCAGAATTACGTAGCGAATCCACCGTAAATCAGGTGGCTGACGGTACGGCAGGCGTGCTGCAATCGATCTCCTCGAAGGGGATCCGCATGGTGGTTTCGCTTTTTGAGAAGGTAACGGATTGATGCCCCCTGTTCAAACTGATATAATGATACGATGATTAGCATATAGGTACCTCTGGGGGTTAAGCATGGCGGACGTACGCGAAAGACAAACACGAATTAGAAACTTCTCCATCATTGCCCATATCGATCATGGGAAATCGACGCTGGCCGACCGGATTCTCGAATTTACGGGCGCACTTTCGTCGCGCGAAATGCAGGAGCAAGTGCTTGACCAAATGGACTTGGAACGCGAACGCGGCATTACGATAAAGCTGCAGGCCGTGCGTCTAGCTTATAAGGCGGACAACGGCGAGGAATATATTTTGAACCTGATCGA encodes:
- the spoIIP gene encoding stage II sporulation protein P — translated: MKRTFITLNIGRSSIRLRQLLVTGRTFALLSLGSMVLVLVVGIGVIVQQKASTSPMSTMKGFAASVSGGLFSDMLAMEMPGTAKADTKSSITGRQISSFLIRLLTDINPDDPKSLLASQYAGLYSDTFTLIRPGSGTDALVEPEDQEPLPDNGHETADNVSDSDRPDHDPGDIGAITEDEPSEDTDAPNDSGDNDPKPSANDQGGPALPSTSGRKVVFIYHSHIRESWFPELSSRKTPESKVKNISLVGKRLSVQLNKLGVGALQSSTDYPSTIKNYNWLLSYKYSKKTVVDAMADNQGLKFFFDIHRDSSERKNTTVTIGGEDYAKIMFIVGQANPDWKKNEAFASEIHDELEKSYPGISRIWGKTTASGNGEYNQSLAPDSVLIEIGGKDNTLKESYRTADVLAKVIADIYWKAEKVSAPNTK